A window from Solanum stenotomum isolate F172 chromosome 7, ASM1918654v1, whole genome shotgun sequence encodes these proteins:
- the LOC125869851 gene encoding uncharacterized protein LOC125869851, with protein sequence MVVDMRSRMSLYVVGLSRQSSKEGKATMLIGVIDLARFIIYLQQVEEDKLKDKEEFKDKRAKKGPAPPFASAPALENKDGYIRNSYSFRARLAYPQGSMVPRGSKAPACARCGRVRPGKCSQGQTGFFKCGQEGYFMKECPKNKQSSGNLGSRAQSSSVVLPD encoded by the exons ATGGTTGTagacatgaggagcaggatgagtttatatgttgttgggttgtctcgtcAGTCAAGCAAGGAAGGCAAGGCAACTATGCTGATAGGCGTTATTGACCTAGCAAGATTTATCATCTATTTACAACAAGTTGAAGAGGATAAGTTGAAGGATAAAGAAGAGTTTAAAGATAAGAGGGCCAAG aagggacctgctccaccatttgctagtgcacctgcTCTTGAGAACAAAGATGGGTACATTAGAAATTCCTATAGTTTCAGGGCTAGACTTGCCTATCCTCAAGGCAGTATGGTACCAAGGGGTAGTaaggctcctgcatgtgctagaTGTGGTAGGGTTCGTCCAGGGAAGTGTAGTCAAGGCCAGACAGGTTTctttaagtgtggacaagagggttacttcatgaaggagtgcccAAAGAATAAGCAAAGTAGTGGAAATTTGGGCAGtagggcccaatcttcttcagttgtccTACCAGACTAG